A DNA window from Flavisolibacter ginsenosidimutans contains the following coding sequences:
- a CDS encoding outer membrane protein assembly factor BamB family protein, translating to MKERNLQSGLYCKGSNSKLPVFFRRSFTSLLCLFFAFAIQAQNKLWLTAGGDPANTRNAVSETKITPANAGQLSKKWVVTTDGDISATPVVDGQAVYFPDWGPVGTSNGSLYKVNANTGEIIWKKSFTSYTGQVKAFARASPAIAGNTLIIGTQLGFPFIGAHVLGINKTTGELLWKTKVEDFPLSIITQSAMVQGDRAYVGVASLEENFAADPTYPCCSFRGSVLCLDVNTGQIIWKTYMTPANKGFAGVAVWGSTPVVDVKRNSLYVTTGNNYKVPQAALDCNAGGKSADEVRACVMAVDGSSQNLFDAIVALDLTTGAVKWTKSGIPFDAWNVSCFFGGPNCPDNAGPDFDFGQGVAMFTIGSGNNKRELLGAGQKSGIYWTVNPDNGQEVWHTQVGPGGTLGGLQWGSAVDGNQIYTAISNNGYLPHTMTKGPGTGTTVNGGFWAALDASTGAVNWENAGTNPPVSIPGFPPPPTGAVANNTGAVTIANGVMFAGAGDAPGTMYAFNAATGEKLWSFESGGSINSGAAVVNGTVYWGSGYSNFGLGSPNNKFYAFQVGANSSITNVDTRGILSNAIVSGKASLSIYPNPASDFIRISSNDNSKINAIRLYDITGRMIKQVNPSGSSEYKLDVSSVQKGGYMIQVSTPTMNQSMKVNVVH from the coding sequence ATGAAAGAAAGGAATCTGCAATCGGGGCTCTATTGCAAAGGAAGCAACAGCAAACTGCCCGTATTCTTCAGAAGATCTTTTACAAGCTTGCTCTGCCTGTTTTTCGCGTTTGCCATCCAGGCACAAAACAAATTATGGCTAACCGCAGGCGGCGACCCGGCCAACACCCGCAATGCCGTTAGCGAAACCAAAATAACACCGGCCAACGCAGGCCAGCTTTCGAAAAAGTGGGTGGTTACAACCGATGGTGATATATCCGCCACGCCAGTGGTTGACGGCCAGGCCGTGTACTTTCCCGATTGGGGGCCGGTGGGTACAAGCAACGGAAGCCTTTACAAAGTGAACGCTAACACGGGTGAAATTATTTGGAAAAAATCCTTTACAAGCTACACAGGACAGGTGAAGGCTTTTGCCCGCGCTTCTCCTGCCATTGCCGGCAACACGCTGATCATCGGCACGCAACTCGGCTTCCCGTTCATTGGTGCGCACGTCCTCGGCATCAACAAAACCACAGGCGAATTGCTCTGGAAAACCAAGGTGGAAGATTTTCCTCTCTCCATTATTACGCAATCGGCAATGGTTCAGGGCGACAGGGCCTATGTGGGTGTTGCTTCATTGGAAGAAAATTTTGCGGCCGATCCCACTTACCCTTGTTGCTCGTTTCGTGGGAGTGTCTTATGTCTTGACGTAAATACCGGGCAAATTATTTGGAAGACCTACATGACTCCCGCAAACAAAGGCTTTGCCGGTGTGGCCGTTTGGGGAAGTACGCCGGTTGTTGACGTAAAAAGAAATTCCCTTTACGTGACAACAGGCAACAATTATAAAGTACCGCAGGCGGCACTTGATTGCAACGCCGGGGGAAAATCAGCCGATGAAGTGCGTGCTTGTGTCATGGCCGTTGACGGAAGCAGCCAAAACCTTTTTGATGCGATTGTAGCTCTTGATTTAACAACCGGTGCGGTCAAATGGACAAAGTCGGGAATACCGTTCGATGCCTGGAACGTATCCTGCTTTTTTGGTGGCCCCAACTGTCCCGACAATGCAGGCCCCGACTTTGACTTTGGGCAAGGCGTTGCCATGTTTACCATAGGCTCTGGAAACAACAAGCGTGAGTTGTTGGGCGCGGGACAAAAAAGCGGCATTTATTGGACGGTTAATCCAGACAACGGTCAGGAAGTTTGGCATACGCAAGTTGGACCCGGCGGAACATTGGGTGGCTTGCAATGGGGTTCAGCCGTTGACGGCAACCAGATTTACACGGCCATTTCAAACAACGGATATCTACCGCATACAATGACAAAAGGACCCGGCACAGGCACCACGGTAAACGGCGGTTTTTGGGCCGCCCTGGATGCTTCTACCGGGGCCGTAAATTGGGAAAACGCAGGCACAAATCCGCCGGTTAGTATTCCCGGCTTTCCGCCACCGCCAACGGGTGCTGTTGCCAACAATACCGGCGCTGTAACAATTGCCAACGGCGTTATGTTCGCCGGCGCTGGCGACGCCCCCGGTACAATGTATGCCTTTAATGCCGCCACGGGTGAAAAGCTCTGGTCGTTTGAAAGCGGTGGGTCCATCAACTCCGGTGCGGCCGTGGTAAACGGAACTGTTTATTGGGGATCAGGGTATTCTAATTTTGGCCTTGGTTCGCCAAACAATAAATTTTACGCATTCCAGGTTGGGGCCAACAGTTCAATCACCAACGTTGATACAAGAGGCATTCTTTCCAACGCAATTGTAAGTGGCAAGGCATCGCTTTCGATCTATCCCAATCCGGCCAGTGATTTTATCAGGATCAGTTCAAATGACAACAGCAAAATCAACGCAATAAGGCTTTATGACATTACCGGCAGAATGATCAAACAAGTGAACCCGTCCGGCTCATCGGAATACAAGCTGGACGTTAGCTCGGTGCAGAAAGGCGGTTACATGATCCAGGTCTCTACGCCAACCATGAATCAATCAATGAAAGTAAACGTTGTTCATTAA
- a CDS encoding cupin domain-containing protein: MLQGALDVMLNGKWTTFKQGETVTVPKGAAHPEEMRPVNPPPFAVSVLNRIGKWKGIKI, encoded by the coding sequence GTGTTGCAAGGTGCACTTGACGTAATGCTGAACGGAAAATGGACAACATTCAAACAAGGCGAAACTGTTACTGTGCCCAAAGGCGCGGCGCATCCCGAAGAAATGCGGCCAGTAAATCCACCGCCTTTCGCCGTTTCTGTTTTAAACAGAATTGGAAAATGGAAAGGCATTAAAATTTAA
- a CDS encoding lytic transglycosylase domain-containing protein, with protein MLRRNLISKTFFGHFFLLMVLVALKQGICYAEPINTAPGKTLPFLSLYNATKKLSPDSLTAKVVATTVTLNTHVIGFVNAYIKKEDEFLQKMKGKSGSFFRTIENVFDQYGIPSQLKYLAIVESQLRTNALSRAGARGLWQLMPVTASELGLHTSGKADERTHTYRSTVAAAKYLRSLYVDFGDWLLVLAAYNSGPGTVLKAMKRSGSKNFWALQRFLPAESRGHVKRFIGIHYFFEGEGSVATQTAAEAKAYREKSCTGQASL; from the coding sequence ATGTTGCGCAGAAACCTGATCTCGAAAACGTTCTTTGGTCACTTCTTTCTGTTGATGGTTTTGGTGGCACTCAAGCAGGGCATTTGTTACGCTGAGCCCATCAACACAGCACCGGGCAAAACCCTTCCATTCCTTTCGTTGTACAATGCAACAAAGAAACTTTCTCCTGATTCGCTGACGGCGAAAGTGGTGGCCACAACGGTAACCTTAAACACGCACGTCATCGGCTTTGTCAATGCGTACATAAAAAAAGAAGACGAGTTCCTGCAAAAAATGAAAGGCAAGAGCGGGTCATTTTTTCGCACGATAGAAAACGTGTTTGATCAATACGGTATTCCCTCCCAATTAAAATACCTCGCCATAGTGGAATCTCAACTTCGCACAAATGCTTTATCAAGAGCAGGCGCAAGAGGATTGTGGCAATTGATGCCCGTGACGGCAAGCGAATTGGGCCTGCACACTTCGGGCAAAGCAGATGAACGTACCCATACGTACCGCAGCACCGTTGCGGCCGCAAAATACCTGCGAAGTCTGTACGTTGATTTTGGCGACTGGCTGCTGGTGCTTGCCGCCTACAACAGCGGACCCGGGACTGTTCTCAAAGCCATGAAAAGATCCGGCAGCAAAAACTTTTGGGCACTTCAACGCTTTCTGCCGGCCGAGAGCCGCGGACACGTAAAGCGGTTTATCGGCATTCATTATTTTTTTGAAGGCGAAGGCAGCGTTGCCACACAAACAGCAGCCGAAGCAAAAGCATACCGGGAAAAATCTTGCACCGGTCAAGCTTCTTTGTAA
- a CDS encoding glycoside hydrolase family 43 protein produces the protein MLRFCFSFALCTGFLLAGAQNSSSKTGNPVFSGWYADPEGAIFNHSLWVFPTYSDKYEKQVFFDAFSTSDGVQWTKHPHILDTAAVKWAKKAMWAPAILKKDNLYYFFFSANDVHPGEVGGIGVAVASHPDGPFRDLLGKPVINSVENGAQPIDQFVFADKGIYYMIYGGWGHCNIVKLKPDFSGLLPFDDGTTFKEITPQGYVEGPVMFKRKEKYYFMWSEGGWGGPNYRVAYAMADSPTGPFQRIGTVLQQDSTVATSAGHHSVVHLPNNEWLIVYHRRPLGETAANHRVTCIDRMYFDDKGNIKPVKMTFEGVGRIKL, from the coding sequence ATGTTGCGTTTCTGTTTTTCTTTTGCCCTCTGTACCGGTTTTCTTTTAGCCGGTGCGCAAAATTCTTCTTCAAAAACCGGCAACCCTGTTTTTTCCGGTTGGTATGCCGATCCGGAAGGGGCTATTTTCAACCATTCGCTTTGGGTTTTTCCAACTTATTCTGACAAGTACGAGAAGCAGGTTTTCTTCGATGCTTTTTCAACAAGCGACGGTGTGCAGTGGACAAAACATCCGCACATCCTTGATACGGCTGCCGTGAAGTGGGCAAAAAAAGCCATGTGGGCCCCGGCCATTTTAAAGAAGGATAACCTCTATTATTTTTTCTTTAGTGCCAACGACGTTCATCCCGGCGAAGTGGGCGGCATTGGCGTGGCCGTGGCATCGCATCCCGATGGGCCTTTCAGGGATTTGTTGGGTAAGCCGGTAATCAACAGCGTTGAAAACGGTGCGCAGCCCATTGATCAATTTGTGTTTGCCGACAAGGGAATCTATTACATGATTTACGGCGGTTGGGGCCATTGCAATATCGTTAAACTAAAGCCTGATTTCAGCGGCCTGCTACCGTTTGATGACGGCACGACATTCAAGGAAATTACACCGCAGGGTTACGTAGAAGGGCCGGTCATGTTTAAGCGAAAAGAGAAGTATTATTTTATGTGGAGCGAGGGGGGCTGGGGCGGACCAAACTACCGCGTGGCTTATGCAATGGCCGATTCGCCAACGGGTCCTTTTCAACGTATCGGAACGGTGCTGCAACAAGATTCAACGGTGGCGACGAGTGCCGGCCATCATTCGGTTGTTCATTTACCGAACAACGAATGGCTGATTGTTTATCATCGCCGGCCTTTGGGCGAAACAGCCGCCAATCACCGCGTGACCTGCATTGACCGCATGTACTTTGACGACAAGGGAAATATAAAGCCGGTGAAAATGACATTTGAAGGCGTTGGCAGAATAAAGTTGTAG
- a CDS encoding phosphatase PAP2 family protein, producing MSKCLLHSVKIIFLFSAVLLLCCRSFAQNDTTALKTDTTALKADTTTAKENIRANLKTVDNTAPAVYNINPWSTAIIGVAATAANMVAINNVLHNKRDLTPVEVQALRPDVLNGFDHWALELDPSKRDHFYSLSDKSLTVVLAASAATFVLGKKTRKDWLRLALMYYQTQFLTFAFYDFSPFGPLFQNRLRPYVYYDYFSFDDRKGGNQRNSMYSGHVANATAATFFAVKVYLDYHPEMRSKKVLLYGLASLPPLFVGYTRIKALAHFPSDVLMGYLIGGVFGIVVPELHRIKSSNLKLNTYYNGQTGGVQMTYRFGKQKKGLLME from the coding sequence ATGAGCAAATGTTTACTCCACAGCGTCAAAATCATTTTCCTTTTTTCGGCTGTCCTTCTGCTTTGCTGCCGCTCTTTTGCGCAGAACGATACGACGGCTTTGAAAACCGACACAACGGCGCTGAAAGCTGATACGACAACCGCGAAAGAAAACATCCGGGCCAACCTTAAAACCGTTGACAACACAGCGCCTGCCGTTTACAACATCAATCCCTGGAGCACGGCCATTATCGGCGTAGCCGCAACGGCGGCCAACATGGTGGCCATAAACAACGTGCTGCACAACAAACGCGACCTGACACCGGTGGAAGTGCAGGCCTTGCGGCCCGATGTTTTAAACGGTTTCGATCATTGGGCACTCGAACTTGATCCATCAAAACGCGATCATTTTTACTCGCTTTCCGACAAGTCGCTTACCGTTGTTCTGGCCGCATCTGCCGCCACCTTCGTTCTTGGCAAAAAAACAAGAAAAGACTGGCTGCGGCTTGCCCTGATGTATTATCAAACGCAGTTTCTTACGTTTGCTTTTTATGATTTTAGTCCGTTTGGGCCACTCTTTCAAAACCGCCTGCGACCTTACGTTTACTACGATTATTTTTCCTTCGACGACCGCAAAGGCGGCAATCAGCGCAACTCTATGTACAGCGGTCACGTGGCCAACGCAACGGCGGCTACGTTTTTTGCGGTGAAAGTTTACCTCGATTATCATCCCGAAATGCGCAGCAAGAAAGTATTGTTGTACGGCCTTGCTTCGCTGCCACCCCTGTTTGTGGGCTACACACGCATAAAGGCCCTGGCGCATTTTCCGTCGGATGTGTTGATGGGTTATCTCATTGGCGGTGTGTTTGGTATTGTGGTGCCCGAACTGCACCGCATCAAAAGTTCTAACCTGAAACTGAATACGTATTACAACGGCCAAACCGGCGGCGTGCAAATGACTTATCGTTTTGGCAAACAAAAGAAAGGCTTGCTAATGGAGTAG